A genomic segment from Conger conger chromosome 2, fConCon1.1, whole genome shotgun sequence encodes:
- the LOC133114911 gene encoding dual specificity protein phosphatase 13B-like: protein MGLAAFRSIQTGCEHRTPPTSDLQHLLLKTRHCTGPVSEVWHGVYIGDASTAQNKALLWSLGITQVVNAADGPHHIDTGASFYSDMAVRHYGVDAPDNRDFDLSPFSCLTTE from the exons ATGGGTTTAGC TGCCTTCAGAAGCATTCAGACTGGATGTGAGCACAGGACGCCACCCACCTCAGATCTACAGCACCTCCTGCTGAAGACCAGGCACTGCACTGGACCCGTCAGCGAGGTCTGGCACGGTGTGTACATCGGAGACGC GTCCACAGCCCAGAACAAGGCTCTGCTGTGGAGCCTGGGGATCACCCAGGTTGTGAATGCTGCAGATGGGCCACATCACATTGACACCGGGGCCAGCTTCTACTCAGACATGGCTGTCCGCCATTATGGCGTGGACGCCCCTGACAACCGGGACTTTGACCTCAGCCCCTTCTCCTGTCTGACTACAGAATGA
- the LOC133114921 gene encoding LOW QUALITY PROTEIN: dual specificity protein phosphatase 13B-like (The sequence of the model RefSeq protein was modified relative to this genomic sequence to represent the inferred CDS: inserted 2 bases in 1 codon): MLRYSSPRALSEGRYETPSAYDLQRLMXGYGVSNSSLDEVRPGIYIGDMWAAKDKRKLQALGITHVLNAADGKFNVCTGAHFYRDTSITYHGVEAFDMPSFDLSPFFYSSAQFIRNALSTPEGKVFVHCAMGLSRSSTLVLAYLMIHENMNLVEAIKAVAENRNISPNSGFLEQLRDLDQRLYCLGK, from the exons ATGCTCAGATACAGCAGCCCCAGAGCCCTTTCTGAAGGCAGGTATGAGACACCCTCCGCCTACGACCTGCAGAGGCTGAT TGGGTACGGAGTGTCCAACAGCAGCCTGGATGAGGTCAGACCCGGGATCTACATCGGAGACAT GTGGGCAGCCAAGGACAAGAGAAAACTCCAGGCTCTCGGTATCACTCACGTCCTGAACGCCGCGGACGGAAAGTTCAATGTGTGCACAGGGGCCCATTTTTACAGGGACACCAGTATCACTTACCACGGAGTGGAGGCTTTCGACATGCCCTCCTTTGACCTGAGCCCCTTCTTCTACTCTTCAGCCCAGTTCATCAGGAACGCCTTGAGTACCCCCGAAG GCAAAGTCTTCGTCCACTGTGCGATGGGACTCAGCCGCTCGTCCACACTGGTGCTGGCCTACCTGATGATCCACGAGAACATGAACTTGGTGGAGGCCATCAAGGCTGTCGCGGAGAACAGGAACATCAGTCCCAACTCTGGCTTCCTGGAGCAACTCCGTGACCTCGACCAGAGGCTCTACTGCCTGGGGAAGTAA
- the LOC133121741 gene encoding dual specificity protein phosphatase 13A-like, translated as MATSQENKHRYLSVKDLENVLDTCKLELTQIDEVWPNLYIGNVAVAQNRTALQKLGITHILNAAHSKQGSIGDQSFYGSKVVYCGIPADDSTHFDLNIYFKPAADFIHKALKQADGKILVHCIMGMSRSSTLVLAYLMLYHQLSPCCAIKKLIQKRAIYPNRNFLALLLDLDFQLRRKKRKTCLIL; from the exons ATGGCAACGTCACAGGAAAACAAGCACAGATACCTCTCTGTCAAAGATCTGGAGAACGTTTTGGATACCTGCAAACTGGAACTGACCCAAATAGACGAGGTTTGGCCTAACCTGTACATTGGAAATGT AGCCGTAGCTCAGAACAGGACTGCTCTGCAGAAATTAGGCATTACTCACATACTGAACGCTGCACATTCCAAGCAGGGCAGCATCGGGGACCAGAGTTTTTACGGGAGCAAAGTTGTGTATTGCGGTATTCCAGCAGACGACTCCACCCACTTTGACCTAAACATTTACTTCAAACCGGCCGCTGATTTCATCCACAAAGCATTAAAACAGGCAGATG GAAAGATTCTGGTACACTGCATCATGGGAATGAGTCGGTCCTCCACCTTGGTGCTTGCTTACCTCATGCTGTACCAccagctctccccctgctgTGCCATAAAGAAATTGATTCAGAAAAGAGCCATTTACCCTAACAGGAACTTCCTTGCACTGCTGCTGGATCTAGACTTTCAGTTAAGGAGAAAGAAACGGAAAACCTGTCTGATTCTGTAG
- the samd8 gene encoding sphingomyelin synthase-related protein 1 isoform X1 produces MKLQRLMCQKRLPVLSPACDDPSEQVEGAEMACTQVSVRRWTTKHVAKWLKEEGFCDYVDLLCNRHRLDGTSLLTLTEYDLRSPPLELKVLGDIKRLMVSLRKLQKQNSDVLEDLGLGCDGHVPQGDWLRNGDSGRDCDGAGGGLSGEQYLQYSNGKCKQHTRRLDPEYWKTVVSSVYVVFVFGFTSFVMVIVHERVPDMRTYPPLPDIFLDSVPRIPWAFAMAEACGVILCNIWLLVLLLHKHRSILLRRLCSLMGTVFMLRCVTMFVTSLSVPGQHLQCSGKIYGDMWAKLRRAVAIWSGFGMSLTGVHTCGDYMFSGHTVVLTMLNFFVTEYTPRTWNFIHTLSWVLNLFGIFFILAAHEHYSIDVFIAFYITTRLFLYYHTLANTRAYQQSRRARIWFPMFSFFECNVNGPVPNEYGWPFSKPTFMRRLIG; encoded by the exons ATGAAACTGCAGCGTTTGATGTGTCAGAAGCGGCTGCCTGTCTTGTCCCCTGCCTGCGATGATCCATCTGAACAG gtAGAGGGAGCAGAAATGGCCTGTACTCAGGTGAGCGTACGCCGGTGGACCACGAAGCACGTGGCCAAATGGCTGAAGGAGGAGGGCTTCTGCGACTACGTGGACCTGCTGTGTAACCGGCACCGGCTGGACGGCACCAGCCTGCTGACGCTGACCGAGTACGACCTGCGCTCCCCGCCCCTGGAGCTCAAGGTCCTGGGGGACATCAAGCGGCTGATGGTGTCCCTGCGCAAGCTGCAGAAGCAGAACAGCGACGTGCTGGAGGACCTGGGCCTGGGTTGCGATGGCCACGTGCCGCAGGGGGACTGGCTGCGGAACGGCGACTCCGGACGGGACTGCGATGGGGCCGGCGGAGGGCTGTCAGGCGAGCAGTACCTCCAGTACTCCAACGGCAAGTGCAAGCAGCACACGCGCCGCCTGGACCCGGAGTACTGGAAGACCGTGGTCAGCTCCGTCTACGTGGTGTTCGTCTTCGGCTTCACCTCCTTCGTCATGGTCATCGTGCACGAGCGCGTGCCCGACATGCGGACCTACCCGCCCCTGCCCGACATCTTCCTGGACag CGTACCCAGGATACCGTGGGCCTTCGCCATGGCCGAGGCCTGTGGTGTGATCCTCTGCAACATCtggctgctggtgctgctgctccacaaacacag GTCCATCCTGCTGCGGCGGCTGTGCAGCCTCATGGGCACGGTGTTCATGCTGCGCTGCGTCACCATGTTCGTCACCTCCCTGTCCGTGCCCGGACAGCACCTGCAGTGCTCCGGAAAG ATTTACGGTGACATGTGGGCGAAGCTGCGTCGAGCCGTGGCCATCTGGAGCGGATTCGGCATGAGCCTGACGGGGGTCCACACCTGCGGAGACTACATGTTCAGCGGCCACACCGTGGTCCTCACCATGCTCAACTTCTTCGTCACCGAGT ACACACCTAGGACCTGGAACTTCATACACACCCTGTCCTGGGTTTTGAACTTGTTTGGAATTTTCTTCATCCTGGCCGCGCACGAACACTACTCGATCGACGTCTTCATCGCCTTCTACATCACAACGAGACTCTTCCTGTACTACCACACGCTGGCCAACACGCGGGCGTACCAGCAGAGCCGCAGGGCGCGTATCTGGTTCCCCATGTTCTCCTTCTTCGAGTGCAACGTCAACGGCCCCGTGCCCAACGAATACGGCTGGCCCTTCTCCAAACCCACCTTCATGAGGAGGCTAATTGGATAG
- the LOC133121740 gene encoding dual specificity protein phosphatase 13A-like isoform X4: protein MSASDSLIDNDLSKSVQGSCDISPETPSIQELECILHSGKGDMNHVDEVWPNLFLGNMCMAHDRHGLWKLGITHVLNVNHGKTHSQGSHDFYGKTVDYHGVPADDVPNFDMSPYFRPSADYIHEALNTPGAKVFIHCAFGVSRSASLVLAYLMIHHHFTLLDAIRKVKENSFSESTRTGLAVC, encoded by the exons ATGTCTGCTTCCGATAGTTTAATTGATAACGATTTGTCTAAAAGCGTCCAGGGAAGTTGCGATATTTCCCCAGAAACACCGTCGATTCAAGAGCTGGAATGCATTTTACACAGCGGGAAAGGTGATATGAACCATGTTGATGAGGTGTGGCCAAATCTGTTTCTTGGTAACAT GTGTATGGCTCATGACCGGCATGGTTTATGGAAGCTGGGGATCACGCATGTTCTGAATGTGAACCATGGGAAAACGCACAGCCAGGGGAGTCATGATTTCTATGGGAAAACAGTGGACTACCACGGCGTGCCAGCTGATGATGTGCCAAACTTTGATATGTCACCCTACTTCCGTCCTTCTGCAGATTACATCCACGAGGCCCTGAATACTCCAGGAG CCAAGGTCTTCATCCACTGTGCCTTTGGGGTCAGTAGATCTGCATCTCTGGTGCTGGCCTACCTCATGATCCATCATCACTTCACATTACTGGATGCCATCAGAAAGGTGAAGGAGAACAG CTTCTCAGAGAGCACACGTACAGGGCTGGCTGTGTGCTAA
- the LOC133121740 gene encoding uncharacterized protein LOC133121740 isoform X5: MDIFQIRLPFLKHLGLNYIHEALNTPGAKVFIHCAFGVSRSASLVLAYLMIHHHFTLLDAIRKVKENSHCFSITLQASVATVASGPQAQGYMAHRIARKPGETGENPESKTTLGYQIVISDF; this comes from the exons ATGGACATCTTTCAGATAAGATTACCTTTTCTCAAACACCTTGGACTGA ATTACATCCACGAGGCCCTGAATACTCCAGGAG CCAAGGTCTTCATCCACTGTGCCTTTGGGGTCAGTAGATCTGCATCTCTGGTGCTGGCCTACCTCATGATCCATCATCACTTCACATTACTGGATGCCATCAGAAAGGTGAAGGAGAACAG CCATTGTTTCTCTATAACACTGCAGGCCAGTGTGGCCACTGTGGCCTCTGGCCCACAGGCTCAGGGATATATGGCCCATCGTATCGCTAGAAAGccaggagagacaggagagaacCCTGAAAGCAAGACGACTCTGGGATACCAAATAGTTATTTCTGATTTTTAA
- the LOC133121740 gene encoding dual specificity protein phosphatase 13A-like isoform X1, whose protein sequence is MSASDSLIDNDLSKSVQGSCDISPETPSIQELECILHSGKGDMNHVDEVWPNLFLGNMCMAHDRHGLWKLGITHVLNVNHGKTHSQGSHDFYGKTVDYHGVPADDVPNFDMSPYFRPSADYIHEALNTPGAKVFIHCAFGVSRSASLVLAYLMIHHHFTLLDAIRKVKENSHCFSITLQASVATVASGPQAQGYMAHRIARKPGETGENPESKTTLGYQIVISDF, encoded by the exons ATGTCTGCTTCCGATAGTTTAATTGATAACGATTTGTCTAAAAGCGTCCAGGGAAGTTGCGATATTTCCCCAGAAACACCGTCGATTCAAGAGCTGGAATGCATTTTACACAGCGGGAAAGGTGATATGAACCATGTTGATGAGGTGTGGCCAAATCTGTTTCTTGGTAACAT GTGTATGGCTCATGACCGGCATGGTTTATGGAAGCTGGGGATCACGCATGTTCTGAATGTGAACCATGGGAAAACGCACAGCCAGGGGAGTCATGATTTCTATGGGAAAACAGTGGACTACCACGGCGTGCCAGCTGATGATGTGCCAAACTTTGATATGTCACCCTACTTCCGTCCTTCTGCAGATTACATCCACGAGGCCCTGAATACTCCAGGAG CCAAGGTCTTCATCCACTGTGCCTTTGGGGTCAGTAGATCTGCATCTCTGGTGCTGGCCTACCTCATGATCCATCATCACTTCACATTACTGGATGCCATCAGAAAGGTGAAGGAGAACAG CCATTGTTTCTCTATAACACTGCAGGCCAGTGTGGCCACTGTGGCCTCTGGCCCACAGGCTCAGGGATATATGGCCCATCGTATCGCTAGAAAGccaggagagacaggagagaacCCTGAAAGCAAGACGACTCTGGGATACCAAATAGTTATTTCTGATTTTTAA
- the LOC133121740 gene encoding uncharacterized protein LOC133121740 isoform X6 has product MLMRCGQICFLVTYYIHEALNTPGAKVFIHCAFGVSRSASLVLAYLMIHHHFTLLDAIRKVKENSHCFSITLQASVATVASGPQAQGYMAHRIARKPGETGENPESKTTLGYQIVISDF; this is encoded by the exons ATGTTGATGAGGTGTGGCCAAATCTGTTTCTTGGTAACAT ATTACATCCACGAGGCCCTGAATACTCCAGGAG CCAAGGTCTTCATCCACTGTGCCTTTGGGGTCAGTAGATCTGCATCTCTGGTGCTGGCCTACCTCATGATCCATCATCACTTCACATTACTGGATGCCATCAGAAAGGTGAAGGAGAACAG CCATTGTTTCTCTATAACACTGCAGGCCAGTGTGGCCACTGTGGCCTCTGGCCCACAGGCTCAGGGATATATGGCCCATCGTATCGCTAGAAAGccaggagagacaggagagaacCCTGAAAGCAAGACGACTCTGGGATACCAAATAGTTATTTCTGATTTTTAA
- the LOC133121740 gene encoding dual specificity protein phosphatase 13A-like isoform X2, which yields MSASDSLIDNDLSKSVQGSCDISPETPSIQELECILHSGKGDMNHVDEVWPNLFLGNMCMAHDRHGLWKLGITHVLNVNHGKTHSQGSHDFYGKTVDYHGVPADDVPNFDMSPYFRPSADYIHEALNTPGAKVFIHCAFGVSRSASLVLAYLMIHHHFTLLDAIRKPLFLYNTAGQCGHCGLWPTGSGIYGPSYR from the exons ATGTCTGCTTCCGATAGTTTAATTGATAACGATTTGTCTAAAAGCGTCCAGGGAAGTTGCGATATTTCCCCAGAAACACCGTCGATTCAAGAGCTGGAATGCATTTTACACAGCGGGAAAGGTGATATGAACCATGTTGATGAGGTGTGGCCAAATCTGTTTCTTGGTAACAT GTGTATGGCTCATGACCGGCATGGTTTATGGAAGCTGGGGATCACGCATGTTCTGAATGTGAACCATGGGAAAACGCACAGCCAGGGGAGTCATGATTTCTATGGGAAAACAGTGGACTACCACGGCGTGCCAGCTGATGATGTGCCAAACTTTGATATGTCACCCTACTTCCGTCCTTCTGCAGATTACATCCACGAGGCCCTGAATACTCCAGGAG CCAAGGTCTTCATCCACTGTGCCTTTGGGGTCAGTAGATCTGCATCTCTGGTGCTGGCCTACCTCATGATCCATCATCACTTCACATTACTGGATGCCATCAGAAAG CCATTGTTTCTCTATAACACTGCAGGCCAGTGTGGCCACTGTGGCCTCTGGCCCACAGGCTCAGGGATATATGGCCCATCGTATCGCTAG
- the LOC133121740 gene encoding dual specificity protein phosphatase 13A-like isoform X3 — translation MSASDSLIDNDLSKSVQGSCDISPETPSIQELECILHSGKGDMNHVDEVWPNLFLGNMCMAHDRHGLWKLGITHVLNVNHGKTHSQGSHDFYGKTVDYHGVPADDVPNFDMSPYFRPSADYIHEALNTPGAKVFIHCAFGVSRSASLVLAYLMIHHHFTLLDAIRKVKENRWIFPNRGFLKQLSTLEMTLRKQH, via the exons ATGTCTGCTTCCGATAGTTTAATTGATAACGATTTGTCTAAAAGCGTCCAGGGAAGTTGCGATATTTCCCCAGAAACACCGTCGATTCAAGAGCTGGAATGCATTTTACACAGCGGGAAAGGTGATATGAACCATGTTGATGAGGTGTGGCCAAATCTGTTTCTTGGTAACAT GTGTATGGCTCATGACCGGCATGGTTTATGGAAGCTGGGGATCACGCATGTTCTGAATGTGAACCATGGGAAAACGCACAGCCAGGGGAGTCATGATTTCTATGGGAAAACAGTGGACTACCACGGCGTGCCAGCTGATGATGTGCCAAACTTTGATATGTCACCCTACTTCCGTCCTTCTGCAGATTACATCCACGAGGCCCTGAATACTCCAGGAG CCAAGGTCTTCATCCACTGTGCCTTTGGGGTCAGTAGATCTGCATCTCTGGTGCTGGCCTACCTCATGATCCATCATCACTTCACATTACTGGATGCCATCAGAAAGGTGAAGGAGAACAGGTGGATATTTCCTAACAGAGGGTTTCTTAAACAGCTGAGTACTTTGGAAATGACATTACGCAAACAGCACTAA
- the samd8 gene encoding sphingomyelin synthase-related protein 1 isoform X2: MRELFGPCQRSRMSRRQANFNLQVEGAEMACTQVSVRRWTTKHVAKWLKEEGFCDYVDLLCNRHRLDGTSLLTLTEYDLRSPPLELKVLGDIKRLMVSLRKLQKQNSDVLEDLGLGCDGHVPQGDWLRNGDSGRDCDGAGGGLSGEQYLQYSNGKCKQHTRRLDPEYWKTVVSSVYVVFVFGFTSFVMVIVHERVPDMRTYPPLPDIFLDSVPRIPWAFAMAEACGVILCNIWLLVLLLHKHRSILLRRLCSLMGTVFMLRCVTMFVTSLSVPGQHLQCSGKIYGDMWAKLRRAVAIWSGFGMSLTGVHTCGDYMFSGHTVVLTMLNFFVTEYTPRTWNFIHTLSWVLNLFGIFFILAAHEHYSIDVFIAFYITTRLFLYYHTLANTRAYQQSRRARIWFPMFSFFECNVNGPVPNEYGWPFSKPTFMRRLIG, encoded by the exons ATGAGAGAACTATTCGG CCCCTGCCAGCGGTCTAGAATGTCGAGACGGCAGGCTAACTTCAACTTGCAG gtAGAGGGAGCAGAAATGGCCTGTACTCAGGTGAGCGTACGCCGGTGGACCACGAAGCACGTGGCCAAATGGCTGAAGGAGGAGGGCTTCTGCGACTACGTGGACCTGCTGTGTAACCGGCACCGGCTGGACGGCACCAGCCTGCTGACGCTGACCGAGTACGACCTGCGCTCCCCGCCCCTGGAGCTCAAGGTCCTGGGGGACATCAAGCGGCTGATGGTGTCCCTGCGCAAGCTGCAGAAGCAGAACAGCGACGTGCTGGAGGACCTGGGCCTGGGTTGCGATGGCCACGTGCCGCAGGGGGACTGGCTGCGGAACGGCGACTCCGGACGGGACTGCGATGGGGCCGGCGGAGGGCTGTCAGGCGAGCAGTACCTCCAGTACTCCAACGGCAAGTGCAAGCAGCACACGCGCCGCCTGGACCCGGAGTACTGGAAGACCGTGGTCAGCTCCGTCTACGTGGTGTTCGTCTTCGGCTTCACCTCCTTCGTCATGGTCATCGTGCACGAGCGCGTGCCCGACATGCGGACCTACCCGCCCCTGCCCGACATCTTCCTGGACag CGTACCCAGGATACCGTGGGCCTTCGCCATGGCCGAGGCCTGTGGTGTGATCCTCTGCAACATCtggctgctggtgctgctgctccacaaacacag GTCCATCCTGCTGCGGCGGCTGTGCAGCCTCATGGGCACGGTGTTCATGCTGCGCTGCGTCACCATGTTCGTCACCTCCCTGTCCGTGCCCGGACAGCACCTGCAGTGCTCCGGAAAG ATTTACGGTGACATGTGGGCGAAGCTGCGTCGAGCCGTGGCCATCTGGAGCGGATTCGGCATGAGCCTGACGGGGGTCCACACCTGCGGAGACTACATGTTCAGCGGCCACACCGTGGTCCTCACCATGCTCAACTTCTTCGTCACCGAGT ACACACCTAGGACCTGGAACTTCATACACACCCTGTCCTGGGTTTTGAACTTGTTTGGAATTTTCTTCATCCTGGCCGCGCACGAACACTACTCGATCGACGTCTTCATCGCCTTCTACATCACAACGAGACTCTTCCTGTACTACCACACGCTGGCCAACACGCGGGCGTACCAGCAGAGCCGCAGGGCGCGTATCTGGTTCCCCATGTTCTCCTTCTTCGAGTGCAACGTCAACGGCCCCGTGCCCAACGAATACGGCTGGCCCTTCTCCAAACCCACCTTCATGAGGAGGCTAATTGGATAG
- the samd8 gene encoding sphingomyelin synthase-related protein 1 isoform X3: MACTQVSVRRWTTKHVAKWLKEEGFCDYVDLLCNRHRLDGTSLLTLTEYDLRSPPLELKVLGDIKRLMVSLRKLQKQNSDVLEDLGLGCDGHVPQGDWLRNGDSGRDCDGAGGGLSGEQYLQYSNGKCKQHTRRLDPEYWKTVVSSVYVVFVFGFTSFVMVIVHERVPDMRTYPPLPDIFLDSVPRIPWAFAMAEACGVILCNIWLLVLLLHKHRSILLRRLCSLMGTVFMLRCVTMFVTSLSVPGQHLQCSGKIYGDMWAKLRRAVAIWSGFGMSLTGVHTCGDYMFSGHTVVLTMLNFFVTEYTPRTWNFIHTLSWVLNLFGIFFILAAHEHYSIDVFIAFYITTRLFLYYHTLANTRAYQQSRRARIWFPMFSFFECNVNGPVPNEYGWPFSKPTFMRRLIG; the protein is encoded by the exons ATGGCCTGTACTCAGGTGAGCGTACGCCGGTGGACCACGAAGCACGTGGCCAAATGGCTGAAGGAGGAGGGCTTCTGCGACTACGTGGACCTGCTGTGTAACCGGCACCGGCTGGACGGCACCAGCCTGCTGACGCTGACCGAGTACGACCTGCGCTCCCCGCCCCTGGAGCTCAAGGTCCTGGGGGACATCAAGCGGCTGATGGTGTCCCTGCGCAAGCTGCAGAAGCAGAACAGCGACGTGCTGGAGGACCTGGGCCTGGGTTGCGATGGCCACGTGCCGCAGGGGGACTGGCTGCGGAACGGCGACTCCGGACGGGACTGCGATGGGGCCGGCGGAGGGCTGTCAGGCGAGCAGTACCTCCAGTACTCCAACGGCAAGTGCAAGCAGCACACGCGCCGCCTGGACCCGGAGTACTGGAAGACCGTGGTCAGCTCCGTCTACGTGGTGTTCGTCTTCGGCTTCACCTCCTTCGTCATGGTCATCGTGCACGAGCGCGTGCCCGACATGCGGACCTACCCGCCCCTGCCCGACATCTTCCTGGACag CGTACCCAGGATACCGTGGGCCTTCGCCATGGCCGAGGCCTGTGGTGTGATCCTCTGCAACATCtggctgctggtgctgctgctccacaaacacag GTCCATCCTGCTGCGGCGGCTGTGCAGCCTCATGGGCACGGTGTTCATGCTGCGCTGCGTCACCATGTTCGTCACCTCCCTGTCCGTGCCCGGACAGCACCTGCAGTGCTCCGGAAAG ATTTACGGTGACATGTGGGCGAAGCTGCGTCGAGCCGTGGCCATCTGGAGCGGATTCGGCATGAGCCTGACGGGGGTCCACACCTGCGGAGACTACATGTTCAGCGGCCACACCGTGGTCCTCACCATGCTCAACTTCTTCGTCACCGAGT ACACACCTAGGACCTGGAACTTCATACACACCCTGTCCTGGGTTTTGAACTTGTTTGGAATTTTCTTCATCCTGGCCGCGCACGAACACTACTCGATCGACGTCTTCATCGCCTTCTACATCACAACGAGACTCTTCCTGTACTACCACACGCTGGCCAACACGCGGGCGTACCAGCAGAGCCGCAGGGCGCGTATCTGGTTCCCCATGTTCTCCTTCTTCGAGTGCAACGTCAACGGCCCCGTGCCCAACGAATACGGCTGGCCCTTCTCCAAACCCACCTTCATGAGGAGGCTAATTGGATAG